In one Micromonospora polyrhachis genomic region, the following are encoded:
- a CDS encoding branched-chain amino acid ABC transporter substrate-binding protein: MRQKFSRLLGGVAMLAVVAGATACGGGDEGEASACGNKIAFFGALTGSSAALGINENNGVKLAVDQYNKQNADCKVELVPLDSQGSPDQAPGLAQKAIDDEKILGIVGPAYSGESEAANPLFSEAGLVHITASATRPSLAEQKWKTFFRAVGNDLSQGPAAGNYIKNVLKAEKVFVIDDQSAYGAGLADEVKKVLGAAVVGSDKVQGEGKQVDFSAAVTKVKSAGVGAIFYGGYYQEAGLIRKQLSAAGVTAPLVAGDGVNDAAYITSAGQAAAEGTILTCPCAPATQARGTFVEEYKKLNGTDPGTYSDTAYDAANILLAGIKAGKSTRADMLAFVKGYSGEGIAATYKFTETGELDPAQVKIWAYKVQGGKVVPDQEIPKV, encoded by the coding sequence TTGAGGCAGAAGTTCTCGCGCTTGCTGGGCGGCGTCGCCATGCTGGCTGTCGTCGCGGGTGCAACGGCGTGCGGTGGGGGTGACGAGGGCGAGGCCAGCGCGTGCGGCAACAAGATCGCCTTCTTCGGTGCGTTGACGGGCAGCTCGGCCGCGCTGGGCATCAACGAGAACAACGGCGTCAAACTCGCCGTCGACCAGTACAACAAGCAGAACGCCGACTGCAAGGTCGAGCTGGTGCCGCTGGACTCGCAGGGCAGCCCGGACCAGGCACCGGGTCTGGCCCAGAAGGCGATCGACGACGAGAAGATCCTGGGTATCGTCGGTCCGGCCTACTCCGGTGAGTCGGAGGCCGCCAACCCCCTCTTCTCCGAGGCCGGTCTGGTGCACATCACCGCCTCCGCGACCCGGCCCAGCCTGGCCGAGCAGAAGTGGAAGACGTTCTTCCGGGCGGTCGGCAACGACCTGAGCCAGGGGCCGGCGGCCGGCAACTACATCAAGAACGTGCTGAAGGCCGAGAAGGTCTTCGTCATCGACGACCAGTCCGCCTACGGTGCCGGTCTGGCCGACGAGGTCAAGAAGGTGCTCGGTGCTGCCGTCGTCGGCTCGGACAAGGTGCAGGGCGAGGGGAAGCAGGTCGACTTCTCCGCAGCGGTCACCAAGGTGAAGAGCGCCGGAGTGGGCGCGATCTTCTACGGTGGCTACTACCAGGAAGCGGGCCTCATCCGTAAGCAGCTCAGCGCCGCCGGGGTGACCGCTCCGTTGGTGGCCGGTGACGGCGTTAACGACGCCGCGTACATCACCTCAGCCGGTCAGGCCGCCGCGGAGGGCACCATCCTCACCTGCCCCTGCGCGCCGGCCACCCAGGCCCGGGGCACCTTCGTCGAGGAGTACAAGAAGCTCAACGGCACCGACCCCGGCACCTACAGCGACACCGCGTACGACGCGGCGAACATCCTGCTGGCGGGTATCAAGGCCGGTAAGTCGACCCGCGCGGACATGCTGGCGTTCGTGAAGGGCTACAGCGGTGAGGGTATCGCCGCGACCTACAAGTTCACCGAGACCGGTGAGCTGGACCCGGCCCAGGTGAAGATCTGGGCGTACAAGGTCCAGGGTGGCAAGGTCGTGCCGGACCAGGAAATCCCCAAGGTCTGA
- a CDS encoding branched-chain amino acid ABC transporter permease yields the protein MNLDGLLSNFGELTTTGLTQGAIYALVALGYTLVYGVLRLINFAHSEVFIAGAFGAMWAWQAFGLNQDSVVSGIGTITLYLLVGMLVAALASAFTATVIERVAYRPLRRRNAPPLAFLITAIGASIAIAEAFGVYTRRLPQGLPELVDKSPLFTIAGVPIDAVQLLTVGAALVMMVALDIFINRSRVGRGIRAVAQDANTAALMGVNKDRIIMMVFIAGGAMAGVAGLLYNVRISTLTYSVGFMLGLKAFTAAVLGGIGNLRGALVGGLLLGLVENYASGLFGSQWKDFAAFVVLVALLMFRPTGLLGESLGRARA from the coding sequence TTGAACCTAGACGGACTGCTCTCGAACTTCGGAGAGCTCACCACCACCGGCCTGACCCAGGGAGCCATCTACGCCCTGGTCGCGCTGGGCTACACGCTGGTCTACGGCGTGCTGAGACTCATCAACTTCGCCCACTCCGAGGTCTTCATCGCCGGAGCCTTCGGGGCCATGTGGGCCTGGCAGGCCTTCGGCCTCAACCAGGACTCGGTGGTCTCCGGGATCGGCACCATCACTCTCTATCTGTTGGTGGGCATGTTGGTCGCCGCCCTGGCCTCGGCGTTCACCGCGACCGTGATCGAGCGGGTGGCGTACCGGCCGTTGCGTAGGCGCAACGCCCCGCCGTTGGCCTTCCTGATCACCGCGATCGGCGCGTCGATCGCCATCGCCGAAGCCTTCGGTGTCTATACCCGACGGCTGCCCCAGGGGCTGCCCGAACTGGTCGACAAGTCCCCGCTCTTCACCATTGCCGGAGTGCCCATCGACGCGGTGCAGTTGCTGACCGTCGGCGCGGCGCTGGTGATGATGGTCGCCCTCGACATCTTCATCAACCGCAGCCGGGTCGGCCGGGGCATCCGGGCGGTGGCCCAGGACGCGAACACCGCCGCGCTGATGGGGGTCAACAAGGACCGGATCATCATGATGGTCTTCATCGCCGGTGGCGCGATGGCCGGCGTGGCCGGGCTGCTCTACAACGTCCGGATCAGCACCCTGACCTACAGCGTCGGCTTCATGCTGGGGCTCAAGGCGTTCACCGCCGCGGTTCTCGGCGGCATCGGCAACCTGCGTGGCGCGTTGGTCGGTGGCCTGCTGCTCGGCCTGGTGGAGAACTACGCCTCCGGCCTGTTCGGGTCGCAGTGGAAGGACTTCGCCGCGTTCGTGGTGCTGGTGGCGTTGCTGATGTTCCGGCCGACCGGCCTGCTCGGGGAATCACTGGGGAGGGCGCGGGCATGA
- a CDS encoding branched-chain amino acid ABC transporter permease, with translation MTSVVEKVRAGREAMGERWRGAPRWVRWALLVAVIVFFYALPNKEFYQYLGPIPTTGSNFTQVLFTVSIYVLLAIGLNIVVGFAGLLDLGYFGFFAVGAYTVAVLTSPTSDLKTLWPWLAVVPLAIGITMLSGVLLGTPTLRLRGDYLAIVTLGFAEMIRIAATSAEFLKGQRGFNQIPHPPGSYDDGRPVFGVLDARPYYWLVLTLIILVVIGVRNLTHSRVGRAWVSIREDEDAAQLMGVPTFKFKLWAFAAGAAIGGLAGALFAGKQNFVNSQNFELLNSIIILAAVIFGGSGNIVGAIVGGGLVAYMIERFRGIELFGMELYEYRFLFFGVVLVVMMIFRPQGLVPNRRRAAEFKDRRKEVTVGG, from the coding sequence ATGACCAGCGTTGTGGAAAAGGTACGCGCCGGCCGAGAGGCCATGGGCGAGCGTTGGCGCGGTGCGCCCCGGTGGGTGCGTTGGGCCCTGTTGGTGGCGGTGATCGTCTTCTTCTACGCTCTGCCGAACAAGGAGTTCTACCAGTACCTCGGTCCGATCCCGACGACAGGGTCGAACTTCACCCAGGTGCTGTTCACTGTTTCGATCTACGTCCTGCTGGCGATCGGGCTGAACATCGTCGTCGGGTTCGCCGGCCTGCTGGACCTCGGCTACTTCGGGTTCTTCGCGGTCGGTGCGTACACCGTCGCGGTGCTGACCTCGCCGACCAGCGATCTGAAGACGTTGTGGCCGTGGCTCGCGGTGGTGCCGCTGGCGATCGGTATCACGATGCTCTCCGGGGTGCTGCTCGGTACGCCGACCCTGCGGTTGCGTGGGGACTACCTGGCGATCGTCACGCTCGGCTTCGCCGAGATGATCCGGATCGCGGCGACGAGTGCGGAGTTCCTCAAGGGGCAGCGCGGCTTCAACCAGATCCCGCACCCGCCCGGCAGCTACGACGACGGTCGCCCGGTCTTCGGCGTGCTCGACGCCCGGCCGTACTACTGGCTGGTGTTGACGTTGATCATCCTGGTGGTGATCGGGGTCCGGAACCTCACCCATAGCCGGGTCGGCCGGGCCTGGGTGTCGATCCGGGAGGACGAGGACGCCGCGCAACTCATGGGTGTGCCTACCTTCAAGTTCAAGCTCTGGGCCTTCGCCGCTGGCGCGGCGATCGGCGGGTTGGCCGGCGCGCTCTTCGCGGGCAAGCAGAACTTCGTCAACTCGCAGAACTTCGAACTGCTCAACTCGATCATCATCCTCGCCGCCGTCATCTTCGGCGGTTCCGGCAACATCGTCGGCGCGATCGTCGGGGGTGGCCTGGTCGCGTACATGATCGAGCGGTTCCGGGGCATCGAGTTGTTCGGTATGGAGCTGTACGAGTATCGATTCCTGTTCTTCGGTGTGGTGCTCGTGGTCATGATGATCTTCCGGCCGCAGGGCCTGGTCCCGAACCGACGACGCGCGGCGGAGTTCAAGGACCGTCGCAAGGAGGTGACCGTCGGTGGGTGA
- a CDS encoding ABC transporter ATP-binding protein: MLEVDNVTLRFGGVVALDGVDFTLYKGEILGLIGPNGAGKTTCFNAMTGIYQPTEGEIRFQGQRITGKKRHQITKLGMARTFQNIRLFPEMTALENVQVGADAHHKTSVISALFRLPRHWREEREGREKAERLLEFVGIRDRIHEYARNLSYGEQRRLEIARALATDPALLCLDEPAAGFNPAEKEDLLQLIRRIRDTGVTILLIEHDMRLVMGVTDRIVVLEFGKKIAEGLPAEVREDHRVIAAYLGVPDDAA; the protein is encoded by the coding sequence CTGCTGGAGGTGGACAACGTCACCCTGCGCTTCGGTGGCGTGGTCGCCCTGGACGGCGTGGACTTCACCCTCTACAAGGGAGAAATCCTCGGGCTGATCGGCCCGAACGGGGCCGGCAAGACCACCTGCTTCAACGCGATGACCGGGATCTACCAGCCGACCGAGGGGGAGATCCGGTTCCAGGGGCAGCGGATCACCGGCAAGAAGCGCCACCAGATCACCAAGCTGGGGATGGCGCGGACGTTCCAGAACATCCGGCTCTTCCCCGAGATGACCGCCCTGGAGAACGTCCAGGTCGGTGCCGACGCGCACCACAAGACCAGCGTGATATCGGCCCTGTTCCGACTTCCCCGACACTGGCGGGAGGAACGCGAGGGCCGGGAGAAGGCCGAGCGTCTGTTGGAGTTCGTCGGCATCCGGGATCGGATCCACGAGTACGCCCGCAACCTGTCCTATGGCGAACAGCGACGGTTGGAGATCGCTCGGGCGTTGGCGACCGATCCGGCGTTGCTCTGCCTGGATGAGCCGGCGGCCGGGTTCAACCCGGCTGAGAAGGAAGATCTGCTGCAACTGATCCGGCGGATCCGGGACACCGGCGTGACCATCCTGCTCATCGAGCACGACATGCGGCTGGTCATGGGTGTGACCGACCGGATCGTGGTGCTGGAGTTCGGAAAGAAGATCGCCGAAGGGCTCCCGGCCGAGGTGCGGGAGGACCATCGGGTGATCGCGGCGTACCTGGGGGTGCCGGACGATGCTGCTTGA
- a CDS encoding ABC transporter ATP-binding protein, whose protein sequence is MLLEIDDVSLLYGRIQALHGISLTVDEGEIVALIGANGAGKTTTMRAISGIRPIASGSIRFAGEDISKLRADLRVRRGLCQAPEGRGVFPGMTVMENLGMGAYTRRDRSEIAKDRARVLEMFPRLAERRKQPGGTLSGGEQQMLAVGRALMSRPKLLLLDEPSMGLAPMLIQQIFSIIKEINQQGTTVLLVEQNAQQALSLAHRAYVLETGRIVKSGTGLELLHDDAVKEAYLGVA, encoded by the coding sequence ATGCTGCTTGAGATAGATGACGTCAGCCTGCTCTACGGGCGGATCCAGGCGTTGCACGGGATCAGCCTGACCGTGGACGAGGGCGAGATCGTGGCGCTGATCGGTGCCAACGGTGCCGGCAAGACCACCACGATGCGGGCCATTTCCGGCATCCGACCGATCGCCTCCGGCAGTATCCGGTTCGCCGGCGAGGACATCTCCAAGCTCCGGGCCGACCTGCGGGTACGGCGCGGGCTCTGCCAGGCCCCGGAGGGTCGGGGCGTCTTTCCCGGCATGACGGTGATGGAGAACCTGGGGATGGGGGCCTACACCCGGCGGGACCGCTCGGAGATAGCCAAGGACCGGGCCCGGGTGCTGGAGATGTTCCCCCGGTTGGCCGAACGGCGCAAGCAGCCCGGCGGCACCCTCTCCGGTGGCGAGCAGCAGATGCTGGCCGTGGGGCGGGCGCTGATGAGCCGGCCGAAGCTGCTGCTGCTCGACGAACCGTCGATGGGGCTCGCCCCGATGCTGATCCAGCAGATCTTCTCGATCATCAAGGAGATCAATCAGCAGGGCACCACGGTTCTGCTGGTGGAGCAGAACGCCCAGCAGGCGCTCTCCCTGGCGCATCGGGCGTACGTGCTGGAGACCGGCCGAATCGTCAAGAGCGGTACCGGCCTCGAACTGCTGCACGACGACGCGGTCAAAGAGGCGTATCTGGGTGTGGCCTAG
- a CDS encoding ABC transporter substrate-binding protein: MIRTSHRGRRAAFGLASAALLTVSLAACGEKEETDLPGAGPTVTAAADSALAAKVPDAIKADGKIVVGTDATYPPAEFLDTDGKTVIGFDAELFTAVAAKLGLKAEFVPAPFGDIITGVGSGKYEVGVSSFTINDERKGQANMVSYYQVGTQWVTKKGNPAGVTLDNACGKKIAVQKDTIQVEDITARSKKCTDAGKPAIAIDQFPGQDAATAAVVSGKDDAMLADYPVGVYAVTKAEGQLELLDKMYEAAPYGIVVAKGQTAFAEAVRDATKALITDGTYQKILEKWKVADGAITDPAINP, from the coding sequence ATGATCAGAACCAGTCATCGCGGCCGGCGTGCCGCGTTCGGTCTGGCCAGCGCGGCACTGCTCACTGTCTCTCTTGCCGCCTGCGGCGAGAAGGAGGAGACGGACCTGCCGGGTGCTGGTCCTACCGTGACGGCGGCGGCCGACTCGGCACTGGCGGCGAAGGTGCCGGACGCTATCAAGGCGGACGGGAAGATCGTCGTCGGAACGGACGCGACCTATCCGCCCGCCGAGTTCCTGGACACCGACGGTAAGACGGTGATCGGCTTCGACGCCGAACTCTTCACCGCCGTCGCCGCCAAGCTCGGCCTGAAGGCGGAGTTTGTCCCCGCCCCCTTCGGCGACATCATCACCGGTGTCGGATCCGGTAAGTACGAGGTCGGCGTCTCGTCGTTCACCATCAACGACGAACGTAAGGGCCAGGCCAACATGGTCAGCTACTACCAGGTCGGCACCCAGTGGGTGACCAAGAAGGGCAACCCGGCCGGGGTGACCCTGGACAACGCCTGCGGCAAGAAGATCGCCGTACAGAAGGACACCATCCAGGTCGAGGACATCACCGCCCGGTCCAAGAAGTGCACCGACGCGGGGAAGCCAGCCATCGCCATCGACCAGTTCCCCGGCCAGGACGCGGCCACCGCGGCGGTGGTGTCCGGCAAGGACGACGCCATGCTCGCCGACTACCCGGTGGGTGTGTACGCCGTCACCAAGGCGGAGGGGCAGCTGGAACTGCTCGACAAGATGTACGAGGCCGCGCCGTACGGCATCGTGGTGGCCAAGGGCCAGACGGCGTTCGCCGAGGCGGTACGGGACGCCACCAAGGCGCTGATCACCGACGGGACCTACCAGAAGATCCTCGAAAAGTGGAAGGTTGCCGACGGCGCGATCACCGATCCGGCGATCAACCCGTGA
- a CDS encoding amino acid ABC transporter permease → MTTEEQALPVRARPAPIQAVPVRHPGRWVTVAVLAVLAAMFAHVLVTNEKFNWPFIVDNMFRPPVIEGLLRGTILMTVSAMLIGVTLGVAVAVMRLSTNPILRSVSWLFTWFFRAVPRLVLLMLFGNLGILWSRVEFGVPFDTQLGQLFGIDGLQLRLFGFESRDLLTGFMAGLLGLALSEAAYMAEIVRAGIQSVDPGQSEAASALGMGRGQVLRRVVLPQAMRVIIPPTGNETIAMLKDTSLLLYVPVSIELFFQLDAVGKREFQIFPMYVAACLWYLLLTSVLLVGQFFLERHFSRGYGRSERARLRLRSIAAETGGGAAGAEAR, encoded by the coding sequence ATGACGACCGAGGAACAGGCACTTCCCGTACGGGCACGGCCGGCACCGATCCAGGCCGTGCCCGTACGGCATCCCGGCCGCTGGGTGACCGTCGCCGTACTGGCCGTACTGGCCGCGATGTTCGCGCATGTGTTGGTGACCAACGAGAAGTTCAACTGGCCGTTCATCGTCGACAACATGTTCCGTCCACCGGTGATCGAGGGACTGCTGCGCGGCACCATCCTCATGACGGTCAGCGCGATGCTGATCGGCGTGACCCTCGGCGTGGCCGTGGCGGTGATGCGGCTGTCGACCAACCCGATCCTGCGCTCCGTCTCGTGGCTGTTCACCTGGTTCTTCCGGGCGGTGCCCCGGCTGGTGCTGCTGATGCTCTTCGGAAACCTCGGCATCCTTTGGAGCCGGGTCGAGTTCGGGGTGCCCTTCGACACCCAGCTCGGGCAGCTCTTCGGCATCGACGGTCTGCAGTTGCGGCTGTTCGGCTTCGAATCCCGCGACCTGCTGACCGGCTTCATGGCCGGGCTGCTCGGCTTGGCGCTCTCCGAGGCCGCCTACATGGCGGAGATCGTGCGGGCCGGTATCCAGTCGGTCGACCCGGGGCAGTCCGAGGCGGCTTCCGCGTTGGGCATGGGCCGGGGGCAGGTGCTGCGTCGGGTGGTGCTACCGCAGGCGATGCGGGTGATCATCCCGCCGACCGGCAATGAGACCATCGCGATGCTCAAGGACACCTCGCTGCTGCTGTACGTACCGGTGAGCATCGAATTGTTCTTCCAGCTCGACGCCGTCGGCAAGCGCGAGTTCCAGATCTTCCCGATGTACGTCGCGGCCTGCCTTTGGTATCTGCTGCTGACCAGCGTCCTGCTGGTGGGGCAGTTCTTCCTGGAGCGGCACTTCTCCCGGGGGTACGGCCGCAGCGAGCGGGCCAGGTTGAGGCTGCGCAGCATCGCCGCGGAGACCGGTGGCGGTGCGGCCGGGGCGGAGGCGAGATGA
- a CDS encoding amino acid ABC transporter ATP-binding protein, which yields MVQADNVHKSFGSLEVLRGVDLAVRPGEVCCVLGPSGSGKSTFLRCVNHLEKINAGRIWVDGELIGYRERGGKLHELREKEVAAQRRSIGMVFQRFNLFPHMTVLENVVEAPIRVRRESRATARDRAESLLGRVGLADKLSSYPSQLSGGQQQRVAIARALAMEPQLMLFDEPTSALDPELVGEVLDVMKDLARDGMTMIVVTHEIGFAREVGDSLVFMDGGVVVESGSPRDLLANPRHDRTKAFLAKVL from the coding sequence ATGGTGCAGGCCGACAACGTGCACAAGTCCTTCGGGTCGCTGGAGGTGCTGCGCGGGGTCGACCTGGCGGTGCGGCCGGGTGAGGTGTGCTGTGTGCTCGGGCCGTCGGGCTCGGGCAAGTCGACCTTCCTACGTTGCGTCAACCACCTGGAGAAGATCAACGCTGGGCGGATCTGGGTGGATGGTGAGCTGATCGGCTATCGCGAGCGGGGCGGCAAGCTGCACGAGTTGCGGGAGAAGGAGGTGGCCGCGCAGCGCCGGTCGATCGGCATGGTGTTCCAGCGGTTCAACCTGTTCCCGCACATGACCGTGCTGGAGAACGTCGTCGAGGCGCCGATCCGGGTCCGCCGGGAAAGTCGGGCGACGGCTCGGGACCGGGCCGAGTCCCTGCTCGGCCGGGTCGGCCTAGCCGACAAGCTCAGCAGTTATCCCAGTCAGCTTTCCGGCGGTCAGCAGCAGCGGGTGGCGATCGCCCGGGCGCTGGCGATGGAGCCCCAGCTGATGCTCTTCGACGAGCCGACCAGCGCGCTGGACCCGGAGCTGGTGGGCGAGGTGCTGGACGTCATGAAGGACCTGGCCCGGGACGGGATGACCATGATCGTCGTGACTCACGAGATCGGCTTCGCCCGGGAGGTCGGTGACTCGCTGGTCTTCATGGACGGCGGGGTGGTGGTCGAGTCGGGAAGTCCCCGGGACTTGCTCGCCAACCCGAGGCACGACCGGACCAAGGCATTCCTTGCCAAGGTCCTCTAG
- the polA gene encoding DNA polymerase I: MTASTPRLLLVDGHSLAYRAFFALPVENFSTTTGQPTNAVYGFTSMLINVLRDEQPTHIVVAFDVSRRSFRTERYAEYKAGRSETPADFVGQVSLVKEVLEALRIPVVEKEGYEADDVIATLACQGRDNGMEVLISSGDRDAFQLVGDRITVLYPRKGVSDLARMDPAAVTARYGVGPDRYRDLAALVGEASDNLPGVPGVGPKTAAKWIGQYGGVEGVIARADEIKGKAGESLRERLADVIRNYELNCLVSDLELPLQVDDARWTGWDREAVHQVFDTLQFRILRDRLYQYLEAVEPEAEAGFDLSGEVLRPGTVAAWLATHAPAGTPTGVAVAGTFGRGTGSLSGVAIATAGGAAGWFDPAQLDPADETSVADWLADADRPKVLHDSKPALLAFAAHGWDLAGVVRDTALAAYLARPDQRSYDLTDLALRYLHRELRVDAPESGQLTLDGFGNDGEVEQNLMLRARATLDLADAIDVELARDGGSPASPAATGDEQPEGGPADGAPQDVSAHSSAELSARLMTEVELPLVRVLAGMERVGIAADTDYLSELEAHFAAEVKAAAQSAYEVVGREFNLGSPKQLQEILFTELGLPKTKKIKTGYTTDADALQWLYAQQPHPVLAHLLRHRDVARLKSTVDGLLKSISDDGRIHTTFHQTVAATGRLSSTDPNLQNIPIRTEEGRRIRRAFVVGPGYETLLTADYSQIEMRIMAHLSADDALIEAFNSGADFHAATASSVFGVPVDEVTADQRRKIKAMNYGLAYGLSAFGLSQQLSITPDEARGLMEEYFSRFGGVRDYLREVVKRAVQDGYTSTILGRRRYLPDLVSDNRQRREMSERMALNAPIQGSAADIIKVAMLHVDTALREAGLRSRMLLQVHDELVFEVAPGERDALEALVRQRMGQAYPLSVPLEVSVGVGQDWNSADH; this comes from the coding sequence GTGACAGCTTCGACCCCGCGCCTGCTGCTCGTTGACGGACATTCGCTGGCTTACCGGGCGTTCTTCGCCCTGCCGGTGGAAAACTTCTCCACCACCACCGGGCAGCCGACCAACGCGGTCTACGGCTTCACCTCAATGCTGATCAACGTGTTGCGCGATGAGCAACCGACGCACATCGTGGTGGCGTTCGACGTCTCCCGCCGCTCGTTCCGCACCGAGCGCTACGCCGAATACAAGGCCGGCCGCTCGGAGACGCCGGCCGACTTCGTCGGGCAGGTCAGCCTGGTCAAGGAGGTCCTTGAAGCGCTGCGGATCCCGGTGGTGGAAAAGGAGGGCTACGAGGCTGACGACGTGATCGCCACGCTGGCCTGCCAGGGGCGGGACAACGGCATGGAGGTGCTGATCAGCTCCGGCGACCGGGATGCCTTCCAACTCGTCGGTGACCGGATCACCGTGCTCTACCCCCGGAAGGGCGTTTCCGACCTGGCCCGGATGGATCCGGCGGCGGTGACCGCGCGCTACGGGGTCGGCCCGGACCGCTACCGCGATCTGGCCGCCCTGGTGGGGGAGGCGAGCGACAACCTGCCGGGGGTGCCCGGGGTTGGTCCCAAGACCGCGGCCAAGTGGATTGGTCAGTACGGCGGCGTCGAGGGCGTGATCGCCCGCGCGGACGAGATCAAGGGCAAGGCGGGGGAAAGCCTGCGGGAGCGGCTCGCCGATGTGATCCGCAACTACGAGCTCAACTGCCTGGTCTCCGACCTGGAACTGCCGCTGCAGGTCGATGACGCCCGTTGGACCGGGTGGGATCGCGAGGCGGTGCACCAGGTTTTCGACACGCTGCAGTTCCGGATTCTGCGGGACCGGCTCTACCAGTACCTGGAGGCGGTCGAGCCGGAGGCGGAGGCCGGCTTCGACCTGTCCGGTGAGGTACTACGTCCCGGTACGGTCGCCGCCTGGCTGGCCACCCACGCCCCCGCCGGCACACCCACCGGGGTGGCGGTCGCCGGCACCTTCGGGCGTGGCACCGGCTCGCTGAGCGGGGTGGCGATCGCCACCGCCGGTGGTGCCGCCGGCTGGTTCGATCCGGCCCAGCTCGACCCCGCCGACGAGACATCGGTCGCCGACTGGCTGGCCGACGCGGACCGTCCGAAGGTGCTGCACGACAGTAAGCCGGCGTTGTTGGCCTTCGCGGCCCACGGCTGGGATCTGGCCGGCGTCGTCCGGGACACCGCGCTCGCCGCCTACCTGGCCCGGCCCGACCAGCGGTCCTACGACCTGACCGACCTGGCTCTGCGCTATCTGCACCGGGAGCTGCGAGTCGATGCGCCGGAGAGCGGGCAACTCACTCTCGACGGCTTCGGCAACGACGGCGAGGTCGAGCAGAACCTGATGCTCCGGGCCCGCGCCACCCTCGACCTCGCCGACGCGATCGACGTCGAGCTGGCCCGCGACGGCGGTTCCCCGGCTTCCCCGGCAGCGACGGGGGACGAGCAGCCGGAGGGTGGCCCGGCGGACGGGGCACCGCAGGACGTGTCCGCGCACAGTTCGGCGGAGCTCTCCGCGAGGCTGATGACCGAGGTGGAGCTTCCCCTGGTTCGAGTGCTCGCCGGCATGGAGCGGGTCGGCATCGCCGCGGACACCGACTACCTCTCCGAGCTGGAGGCGCACTTCGCGGCGGAGGTGAAGGCCGCCGCCCAGTCCGCCTACGAGGTGGTCGGCCGGGAGTTCAACCTCGGCTCGCCCAAGCAGTTGCAGGAGATCCTCTTCACCGAGCTGGGCCTGCCGAAGACCAAGAAGATCAAGACGGGCTACACCACCGACGCCGACGCGTTGCAGTGGCTCTACGCGCAGCAGCCGCACCCGGTGCTGGCGCATCTGCTGCGTCACCGGGACGTCGCCCGGCTCAAGTCGACCGTGGACGGGCTCCTCAAGTCGATCTCCGACGACGGGCGCATCCACACCACCTTCCACCAGACGGTGGCGGCCACCGGGCGGCTGTCGTCGACCGATCCCAACCTGCAGAACATTCCGATCCGGACCGAGGAGGGGCGGCGGATCCGCCGGGCCTTCGTGGTGGGCCCGGGCTACGAGACCCTGCTGACCGCCGACTACAGCCAGATCGAAATGCGGATCATGGCGCACCTCTCCGCCGACGACGCGCTGATCGAGGCGTTCAACTCCGGGGCCGACTTCCACGCCGCCACCGCCTCCTCCGTGTTCGGCGTGCCGGTGGACGAGGTGACCGCAGACCAACGTCGCAAGATCAAGGCGATGAACTACGGCCTGGCGTACGGCCTCAGTGCCTTCGGCCTCTCCCAGCAGTTGAGCATCACCCCGGATGAGGCCCGAGGGCTGATGGAGGAATACTTCAGCCGATTCGGCGGGGTCCGCGACTACCTGCGTGAGGTGGTGAAGCGGGCGGTGCAGGACGGCTACACCTCGACGATCCTGGGCCGGCGGCGTTACCTGCCCGACCTGGTCAGCGACAACCGCCAGCGCCGGGAGATGTCCGAGCGGATGGCGCTCAACGCGCCGATCCAGGGCTCGGCGGCGGACATCATCAAGGTGGCCATGCTGCACGTCGACACCGCGCTACGCGAGGCCGGTCTGCGCTCGCGCATGCTGCTTCAGGTGCACGACGAACTGGTCTTCGAGGTGGCCCCCGGAGAACGGGACGCGCTGGAGGCGTTGGTCCGTCAGCGGATGGGGCAGGCTTACCCGCTGTCGGTGCCGCTGGAGGTCTCGGTCGGGGTGGGCCAGGACTGGAACAGCGCCGACCACTGA
- a CDS encoding DUF2945 domain-containing protein, translating to MAERKKLHRGDRVSWSSHGSRAHGTVQEEITHRTRAAKRVVAASKDKPQYRVRTAEGRDAVHKPEALHREPG from the coding sequence ATGGCCGAGCGGAAGAAGCTGCACAGGGGCGACCGGGTCAGCTGGTCCAGCCACGGCTCGAGGGCCCATGGCACGGTGCAGGAGGAGATCACCCATCGGACCCGGGCCGCCAAGCGGGTGGTCGCCGCATCGAAGGACAAACCGCAATATCGGGTACGCACCGCCGAGGGACGCGATGCGGTGCACAAGCCGGAGGCACTCCACCGTGAGCCGGGGTGA